A stretch of the Theropithecus gelada isolate Dixy unplaced genomic scaffold, Tgel_1.0 HiC_scaffold_16039, whole genome shotgun sequence genome encodes the following:
- the LOC112617335 gene encoding small glutamine-rich tetratricopeptide repeat-containing protein alpha — MDNKKRLAYAIIQFLHDQLRHGGLSSDAQESLEVAIQCLETAFGVTVEDSDLALPQTLPEIFEAAATGKEVPQDLRSPARTPPSEEDSAEAERLKTEGNEQMKVENFEAAVHFYGKAIELNPANAVYFCNRAAAYSKLGNYAGAVQDCERAICIDPAYSKAYGRMGLALSSLNKHVEAVAYYKKALELDPDNETYKSNLKIAELKLREAPSPTGGVGSFDIAGLLNNPGFMSMASNLMNNPQIQQLMSGMISGGSNPLGTPGTSPSQNDLASLIQAGQQFAQQMQQQNPELIEQLRSQIRSRTPSASNDDQQE; from the exons ATGGACAACAAGAAGCGCCTGGCCTACGCCATCATCCAGTTCCTGCACGATCAGCTCCGGCACGGGGGCCTCTCGTCCGACGCGCAGGAGAGCTTGGAAG TCGCCATCCAGTGCCTGGAGACTGCATTTGGGGTGACGGTGGAAGACAGCGATCTCGCGCTCCCTCAGACTCTGCCAGAGATATTTGAAGCGGCTGCCACGGGCAAG GAGGTGCCGCAGGACCTGAGGAGCCCTGCGCGAACCCCACCTTCTGAGGAGgactcagcagaggcagagcGCCTCAAAACCGAAG GAAACGAGCAGATGAAAGTGGAAAACTTCGAAGCTGCCGTGCATTTCTACGGAAAAGCCATCGAGCTCAACCCAGCCAACGCCGTCTATTTCTGCAACAG AGCCGCGGCCTACAGCAAACTCGGCAACTATGCAGGCGCGGTGCAGGACTGTGAGCGGGCCATCTGCATCGACCCCGCCTACAGCAAGGCCTACGGCAGGATGGG CCTGGCGCTCTCCAGCCTGAACAAGCACGTGGAGGCCGTGGCCTACTACAAGAAGGCCCTGGAGCTGGACCCTGACAACGAGACGTACAAGTCCAACCTCAAGATAGCGGAGCTGAAGCTGCGGGAGGCCCCCAGCCCC ACGGGAGGCGTGGGCAGCTTCGACATCGCCGGCCTGCTCAACAACCCCGGCTTCATGAGCATG GCTTCAAACCTAATGAACAACCCCCAGATTCAGCAGCT CATGTCCGGCATGATTTCGGGTGGCAGCAACCCCTTGGGCACTCCCGGCACCAGCCCCTCGCAGAACGACCTGGCCAGCCTCATCCAGGC GGGTCAGCAGTTTGCCCAGCAGATGCAGCAGCAGAACCCAGAGTTGATAGAGCAGCTCAGGAGCCAGATCCGGAGTCGGACGCCCAGCGCCAGCAACGATGACCAGCAGGAGTGA